DNA from Pseudomonas putida:
GCACGCTGAAGGCGGTGGCCGGCTTGCCGTTCAGGCGCGTGCCGTACTGGTATTCCTGGGCGCCGATCTCGACCCGGGCGACATCCCCGATGGTCACCGTGGAGCCATCCAGGTTGGCGCGCAGGACAATGGCGGCGAATTCTTCAGGCGTGCTCAGCTGGCCCTTGACCACTACGTTGGCGGTGATTTCCTGGGTGTCGCGGCTGGGCAGGTCGCCAATGCTGCCAGGGGCGACCTGGGCGTTCTGCGCCGCGATGGCCTCGGCCACGTCGTTGGGCGTGAGGTTGAAGCCGATCAGCTTGCGTGGGTCGATCCAGATGCGCATGGCGCGCTCGGAGCCGTACAACTGAGCCTTGCCGACGCCTTTGAGGCGGCGGATTTCGTCCATCACGTTACGGGCAAGGATGTCCGACAGCGCGGTTTCGTCGAGCTTGCCGTCTTCGGAGGTGAGGGTGGCCAACAGCAGGAAGCCCGTAGACACCTTCTCCACTTGCAGGCCCTGCTGGGTGACTGGGCGTGGCAGGCGCGATTCGACCACCTTCAGGCGGTTTTGCACGTCGACCTGGGCCAGGTCCGGGTTGGTGCCTGGGGCGAAGGTGGCGGTGATGGTGGCGCTGCCCAGGCTGCTCTGCGACTCGAAGTACAGCAGGTTGTCGGCGCCGTTGAGTTCCTGCTCGATCAGGCTGACCACGCTTTCGTCCATGGTCGCCGCCGAGGCGCCTGGGTACACGGCGTAGATCTCCACCTGTGGCGGTGCCACGTTGGGGTACTGGGCCACCGGCAGTTGCGGGATGGCCAGCGCACCGGCCAGCAGGATGAACAGTGCGACCACCCAGGCGAATACCGGGCGATCGATGAAGAATTGCGGCATTGATCAGGCCCTCACTGGCCGATGTGCTGAGCGATGGGAGGGGCACCGGGTGTGGTGTCGACCTGCACCTGGTCGCCGGCCTTGACGTGCTGCAGGCCCTCGATCACCACCCGCTCGCCGGCGGCCAGGCCCTCGCTGACGATCCAGCGGTCGCCCTGGGCGCTGCCCAGGACTACCTGACGGTCGCTGACGCGGGCCTGCTGGTCGACCACCAGCACCTTCGGCACGCCGGCGCTGTCGCGCAGGATGGCGCGTTGCGGCACGCTCAGGCCCTTGGCTTGCACCGCCTGCTCCAGGCGTACGCGCACGTAGCTGCCGGGCAGCAGGTCGAGGTCCGGGTTGGGGAACTCGCTGCGCAGGGTGATCTGGTTGGTGCTGGGGTCGACGCTGATGTCGGAAAACAGCAGCTTGCCCGGCAGCGGGTAGGCGCTGCCGTCGTCCTGGATCAGGGTGGCGCGGGCCTGGCTGTCGCCTACCTGTTGCAGCTCGCCAGCACGCAGGGCGCGGCGCAAGGCGTTCAGCTCACGGGTCGACTGAGTGACATCGGCATGGATCGGGTCCAGTTGCTGGATGGTCGCCAGCGGGGTGGTCTCGTTTTGCCCGACCAGCGCGCCTTCGGTGACCTGGGCGCGGCCGATACGGCCGGAGATCGGCGCGGTCACAGTGGCGTAACCGAGGTTCAGGCGAGCCCGCTCCAGGGCTGCTTTGGCTTCGGCCACTGCAGCGTCGGCCTGCAGGAAGCTGGCTTTGGCGTTGTCGTATTCC
Protein-coding regions in this window:
- a CDS encoding efflux RND transporter periplasmic adaptor subunit, with protein sequence MPTTLSPRLRPLALLAFLSLSLAGCGDSAEQDEKAPTPQVRVETLQLQPLAISSELSGRILAPRTAEVRARVAGVVLKRVYREGSDVKQGDVLFLIDPAPFKADHDSARATLAKAEATLYQARLQEQRYRELVDDKAVSRQEYDNAKASFLQADAAVAEAKAALERARLNLGYATVTAPISGRIGRAQVTEGALVGQNETTPLATIQQLDPIHADVTQSTRELNALRRALRAGELQQVGDSQARATLIQDDGSAYPLPGKLLFSDISVDPSTNQITLRSEFPNPDLDLLPGSYVRVRLEQAVQAKGLSVPQRAILRDSAGVPKVLVVDQQARVSDRQVVLGSAQGDRWIVSEGLAAGERVVIEGLQHVKAGDQVQVDTTPGAPPIAQHIGQ